A genomic window from Methanomassiliicoccales archaeon includes:
- a CDS encoding GDP-mannose 4,6-dehydratase, with the protein MTRVLVTGGAGFIGSHLCDRLLEDGYDVICVDNLLTGRKENIRHLIGREGFELLHHDILEPFEVSAEIIINLASPASPVHYQADPVKTLKINTIGVFNLMEIARKNKAMVLQASTSEVYGDPKVHPQHESYWGHVNPIGRRSCYDEGKRCAETLFFDYHRQHRLKIKVARIFNTYGPRMHPNDGRVVSNFIV; encoded by the coding sequence TATGCGATCGACTTCTTGAGGACGGATACGATGTTATCTGCGTAGACAATCTACTCACTGGAAGAAAGGAGAACATCAGACATTTGATCGGTAGGGAGGGGTTCGAGCTCCTTCACCATGACATACTGGAGCCCTTTGAGGTGAGCGCGGAGATTATTATCAATCTGGCGTCACCAGCTTCACCAGTGCATTACCAGGCGGACCCTGTAAAGACGCTGAAGATCAACACGATTGGCGTCTTCAATTTGATGGAAATTGCGAGAAAAAATAAAGCGATGGTGTTGCAGGCATCCACATCGGAAGTCTACGGCGATCCCAAAGTCCATCCGCAGCACGAATCCTACTGGGGGCATGTGAATCCCATAGGTCGAAGGTCCTGCTACGACGAAGGAAAACGCTGCGCCGAAACGTTGTTCTTCGACTACCATCGCCAGCACAGGCTGAAGATCAAGGTCGCCCGGATCTTCAACACCTACGGCCCGAGGATGCACCCCAATGACGGCCGCGTGGTGTCCAACTTCATTGTCCA